The following coding sequences are from one Desulfosporosinus orientis DSM 765 window:
- a CDS encoding S8 family serine peptidase — MLKPWSWRTKSTLLSLGIIGIMLLNLGIGPVVAVDTLQAAANPPESHQVVLSLAEGTSLDILAKNFGAKIVRQGPLNFSTLEFPENENIQEIIQEMEDAPGVLSAEENHSWTIQSSAQTTDLKDPLYEKQWPLINQGVSEAWDQGVTGQGVTIAFVDTGIALKHPDLMGNIVAGYNAITGSEAAGANQDNNGHGTEVAGVAAAERNDVGIVGVAYQAKIMPIKAIGAKGVGYDDDIADGIVWAADHGAKIINLSLGSENGSDSSEILRKAIAYAYDKGCLMVAASGNYDPDSQDNPGVSYPAADSRVLAVTATDKSNNVTDYSATGSEVDLAAPGDYIPTDGWSQLEGSGYNYASGTSLAAPFVSGEAALIWGQHPEWSRDQVIKALEQGTEDLGSPGQDNQYGYGLVDVKLALNLDNQTLQKVSSPARIDAAGGIVEAVEGTTQLDLTIPQQAFKQVENVTVNNIAAPADLPNGSQFLTPAFQVNWGNAAPQQMLSLEWRNPGLKGNFEGSIYRWSGSRWISLGGEISDGKAGFGLYMPGIYVLGTAQSNGKDDNRFAGVTAEETAVQISKETFPTGADTVILAQVNQFPDALAGAPLAYKMQAPILLSQSSELNEEVRAELRRLAPKTVYLLGGTAALSDQIEKELQQTYEVKRLSGYTAEGTARAIALELGTQGKAVIASDSSFQDALVISSWAARQGIPILLTKPQTLPKDTQTALQELKVTESLVIGGTAVVGTKVMEQLPFPNRISGRTAYDTAAAVLQLYPPTTARVEIATGENFPDALTGAVRAAFYGARVVLVPTHSSIPDSLSSLLKSWQGNQVEVLGGVSALPESIVQTIHTWVQ; from the coding sequence ATGTTAAAACCCTGGTCTTGGAGAACCAAATCTACGCTGTTATCTTTAGGAATTATTGGGATAATGCTGCTTAACTTAGGAATAGGCCCTGTGGTTGCTGTCGACACATTGCAGGCAGCAGCTAATCCGCCTGAATCCCACCAAGTTGTTCTGTCCTTAGCCGAGGGGACAAGCCTTGATATACTAGCCAAGAATTTTGGCGCCAAGATCGTACGTCAAGGACCCTTGAATTTTTCAACTTTGGAATTTCCTGAAAATGAAAATATTCAAGAGATCATCCAAGAAATGGAGGATGCCCCAGGGGTTTTAAGCGCTGAAGAAAACCATTCTTGGACCATACAGAGCAGCGCTCAAACGACAGACCTGAAAGACCCCCTTTATGAGAAACAATGGCCGCTGATTAATCAAGGTGTATCGGAAGCCTGGGATCAGGGTGTAACAGGTCAGGGGGTAACCATTGCCTTCGTGGATACGGGCATCGCCTTAAAACACCCGGATCTAATGGGTAATATAGTAGCTGGGTACAATGCCATTACAGGGAGTGAGGCAGCGGGAGCCAATCAAGATAATAACGGTCATGGAACCGAAGTAGCCGGAGTTGCGGCAGCAGAACGCAATGATGTGGGTATAGTTGGAGTGGCCTATCAAGCTAAAATTATGCCGATCAAGGCCATAGGTGCCAAGGGCGTTGGCTATGATGATGATATTGCTGACGGAATTGTGTGGGCTGCAGATCATGGCGCAAAAATTATTAACTTAAGCTTAGGCTCAGAGAATGGTTCTGATTCCTCGGAAATTTTAAGGAAGGCTATTGCCTACGCCTACGATAAAGGCTGCCTGATGGTTGCGGCTAGCGGAAATTATGATCCGGATTCCCAAGACAATCCGGGTGTAAGCTATCCTGCTGCCGATTCCCGGGTACTAGCGGTTACGGCCACTGATAAATCAAATAATGTGACTGACTATTCAGCCACAGGCTCAGAAGTAGATTTAGCTGCACCTGGTGATTATATCCCTACAGATGGATGGAGCCAATTAGAGGGGTCCGGCTATAATTATGCGAGCGGGACTTCTTTGGCTGCGCCTTTCGTTTCCGGAGAAGCCGCTTTAATTTGGGGCCAACATCCGGAATGGTCCAGAGATCAAGTTATTAAAGCTCTTGAGCAAGGAACTGAAGATTTAGGCTCTCCAGGGCAGGATAATCAGTATGGGTATGGATTGGTGGATGTAAAGCTGGCCTTGAATCTCGACAATCAAACCTTACAAAAAGTGTCATCGCCGGCACGTATTGATGCAGCGGGAGGAATTGTTGAAGCAGTGGAAGGCACAACTCAATTGGATTTAACGATTCCTCAACAAGCTTTTAAGCAGGTCGAAAACGTGACAGTAAATAATATTGCTGCTCCAGCTGATTTACCCAATGGTTCCCAATTTTTGACTCCCGCCTTTCAGGTCAACTGGGGAAATGCAGCTCCCCAACAGATGCTCTCTTTGGAATGGAGGAATCCTGGCCTGAAAGGAAATTTCGAAGGGAGTATTTATCGTTGGAGCGGCTCACGCTGGATCTCCCTGGGCGGAGAGATCAGTGATGGGAAAGCCGGATTTGGACTTTATATGCCGGGAATTTATGTACTTGGCACTGCTCAGTCAAATGGGAAGGATGACAATCGTTTTGCAGGAGTGACTGCAGAGGAGACAGCCGTACAGATATCTAAGGAAACATTTCCGACAGGAGCAGACACCGTAATTTTAGCTCAAGTTAATCAATTTCCTGATGCCCTGGCTGGAGCGCCTCTCGCCTATAAAATGCAAGCACCAATTTTGCTCTCGCAAAGTTCGGAACTTAATGAGGAGGTTCGAGCAGAGCTTCGGCGTCTGGCTCCGAAAACGGTTTATCTCTTAGGGGGAACTGCAGCTCTATCTGATCAGATCGAAAAGGAACTTCAGCAAACCTACGAAGTAAAACGCCTCTCTGGATATACTGCAGAGGGAACTGCCCGTGCTATAGCCCTCGAATTAGGTACTCAGGGCAAGGCTGTTATAGCCAGCGACAGCAGCTTCCAAGATGCGCTGGTTATCTCTTCCTGGGCAGCAAGGCAGGGAATACCGATTTTGCTTACTAAACCTCAGACTTTACCAAAAGATACTCAAACCGCTTTGCAGGAGCTGAAGGTTACAGAGTCTCTGGTAATAGGAGGAACGGCTGTAGTAGGAACTAAGGTAATGGAGCAGCTTCCTTTCCCCAACCGGATCAGTGGAAGGACTGCCTACGACACGGCGGCTGCCGTCCTCCAGTTGTATCCTCCCACCACCGCCAGAGTGGAAATTGCAACGGGCGAAAACTTCCCGGATGCTTTGACCGGAGCAGTACGTGCAGCCTTCTACGGAGCGAGGGTCGTCTTGGTCCCAACCCACTCTTCTATTCCTGACAGTCTTTCTTCACTCTTAAAATCCTGGCAGGGAAATCAGGTGGAAGTCTTGGGAGGGGTCTCAGCCTTGCCGGAGAGCATTGTTCAAACTATTCACACTTGGGTTCAGTAA
- a CDS encoding cell wall-binding repeat-containing protein translates to MNFFTKKALCILFSLVILTSFFPLLPVQVQAAPVESVTNRIYGNTLYDTAVEISKQGWESAPVAVLATGTNFPDALTGTVLAHKVNGPLLLTESDHLNPDVAAELKRLGTQEVYLLGGTVALNTKIEESLKNLGILPKRLSGWDQYGTAEEIAKTVTSSSSQAFIVNGEHFPDALSISSYAAAQGIPILLTHSDTLPTETIKALSELGVTNVTLVGGTAVINESIEEQLAKLPQPVKVTARYAGYDQYETNAVVLNQLPYDTSKIYVATGQNFPDALAGAALAGKTNAPILLIPNSKLGNSTTIYLNQKRTSGSAFTIFGGWGVISYTMESVIRTGAVQTQVSLQYTQGGYSGTNGMLNQVKSIPSPATDYADIIAPSWYYLDDTADGNIVGGWDATPQDYKQFTAFVQARNLKVLPVIQSSWDTPKTADTVMASASIRAKLINQILEKIQSVNADGIVIDFEFMSNETGPYLTQFMKELYAKLHPLNKLVIEAVMPRTGGEAWLGEFDYYGLSQYVDYLHVMTYDYSHGIPGPIAPLDWVNKVMQYTKSQGVDMRKVLLGIPYYGVDWTATGNSSAPYTRRSRGLHTLYGPTADKDLSGVMELIAQHKSTIQRDASQVPYFSYTDSDGTHTVYYDDAQSWHAKMELLSKYGLGGVGAWSMYWTVNPESSNMIFPILKQHLR, encoded by the coding sequence ATGAACTTTTTTACAAAGAAAGCCCTATGTATTCTCTTTAGTTTAGTAATTCTGACCAGCTTCTTCCCTCTACTCCCGGTTCAAGTACAAGCTGCCCCGGTAGAATCCGTCACTAATCGCATTTATGGGAATACACTATATGACACGGCTGTTGAGATTTCCAAGCAAGGCTGGGAATCTGCCCCAGTCGCGGTTTTAGCAACAGGCACGAATTTTCCAGACGCTTTGACAGGAACTGTACTGGCCCACAAGGTAAATGGCCCTTTGCTTCTCACTGAATCGGACCATCTGAACCCTGACGTGGCTGCAGAACTTAAACGTCTCGGCACGCAGGAAGTTTATTTGCTCGGAGGAACAGTCGCCTTAAACACAAAGATTGAGGAATCTCTTAAAAATCTTGGAATCCTGCCAAAACGTCTCTCGGGATGGGATCAGTATGGGACCGCCGAAGAAATTGCTAAAACTGTAACTTCAAGTTCCAGTCAAGCCTTTATAGTGAACGGAGAGCATTTCCCTGATGCTTTAAGTATTTCCTCTTATGCAGCTGCACAAGGAATTCCGATCCTTCTCACTCATTCAGATACGCTGCCTACTGAAACTATTAAAGCACTAAGTGAATTAGGGGTTACTAATGTAACACTGGTTGGCGGAACGGCAGTAATTAATGAGAGTATTGAGGAACAGTTGGCTAAGCTGCCTCAACCTGTTAAGGTCACCGCCCGCTATGCAGGGTATGATCAATACGAAACAAATGCTGTAGTTTTAAACCAATTGCCCTATGATACCTCTAAAATCTATGTAGCAACAGGACAAAATTTTCCGGATGCCTTAGCCGGTGCTGCTCTGGCAGGTAAGACCAATGCTCCTATTCTCTTAATTCCTAACTCCAAATTAGGCAACTCAACCACCATTTATCTTAATCAAAAACGGACTTCCGGCTCTGCTTTCACAATTTTTGGGGGGTGGGGTGTTATCAGTTATACAATGGAAAGCGTCATTCGTACCGGTGCTGTTCAAACCCAAGTATCTCTTCAATATACTCAAGGTGGTTATAGCGGCACAAACGGCATGCTTAATCAGGTCAAATCCATTCCTTCACCGGCGACGGATTATGCTGATATTATTGCTCCAAGCTGGTATTATCTTGATGATACTGCTGATGGAAACATTGTCGGAGGCTGGGATGCAACTCCTCAAGATTACAAGCAGTTTACAGCCTTCGTTCAGGCCCGCAATTTAAAAGTCCTGCCTGTCATTCAGTCTTCCTGGGATACACCAAAAACCGCTGACACGGTCATGGCATCCGCATCTATCCGAGCTAAACTAATTAATCAAATCCTGGAGAAAATTCAAAGTGTGAATGCCGATGGTATTGTAATTGATTTTGAATTTATGAGTAATGAAACCGGGCCTTATCTAACCCAATTCATGAAAGAGCTTTATGCTAAGCTTCACCCCTTAAATAAATTAGTGATTGAAGCTGTTATGCCCAGAACAGGTGGTGAGGCCTGGCTGGGTGAGTTTGACTACTATGGCCTTTCACAGTATGTTGATTACCTGCACGTTATGACTTATGACTATAGCCATGGAATCCCAGGACCAATCGCCCCGCTGGATTGGGTCAACAAAGTTATGCAATATACTAAAAGTCAAGGGGTTGACATGCGTAAAGTACTTCTGGGAATTCCCTACTATGGGGTAGACTGGACAGCGACAGGTAATTCCTCTGCTCCCTACACCCGTCGTTCCCGTGGGCTTCATACCCTTTACGGGCCAACAGCAGATAAAGACTTAAGCGGTGTCATGGAACTCATTGCTCAGCACAAAAGTACAATACAAAGAGATGCCTCGCAGGTCCCCTATTTCAGCTACACGGATTCGGATGGTACCCATACGGTTTACTATGATGATGCACAAAGCTGGCACGCCAAAATGGAGCTGCTCAGTAAATACGGACTCGGCGGAGTCGGAGCTTGGTCTATGTACTGGACAGTTAACCCGGAAAGTTCGAATATGATTTTCCCAATTTTAAAGCAGCATTTAAGGTGA
- a CDS encoding cell wall-binding repeat-containing protein: MKKTKKALASLAIAGMTLTTIPFNAFANGTVPTRLAGLTAEDTAVQIADQTGYTDKAILASSTSYGMVDALTAGPLAASLKAPILLTGAGNTLNAATKAELTKLAVKTVYVTSGTAVIKQGVIDELKGMGIEVIALGGYDRAETSVNIAKQMTGVTKVAIANGIPDALSIASVAAANNEPILLTNKDALPASVANYLASAGITSSDIIGGTGIISDAVKAALPNATRHAGMTAYDTNNQVIQDFASSLEFDNVYVANGATGIDALAGAPLAAQTKSAVVLTDGKTVPAAAAFTYSKSSASTVVTALGGTAVVPENVRQGVAEGNVTSVPGELAIVSVSALDDSNRFLEIDFSKAVNTLQPSDIVVENADTLERYGVKSVQMSPNGLTATVELYAASDSDIVLQYLQDYNITVNANGTILKTTFNRSLSQKVRVQDINVGDNEIVAYADKTGDKLTLKVPTGMNFDYEGALGELVQVWYNADNELTNYSIVSTTAKSDAIEITKVNQIKLLSEDKKYDVSEEDYNNTSNQKFAFYLDGEKVNIADQLNKKFNFAKVGFDSAGDIEYVSAYSLKDVLIVNSVDGDEVVGVEGSGSFDASDATIVKDGKVVALDDLQKGDLLFYSDDADNKDGYAEVLNNKAATGEIDQVYENSIEVGGQTYNYDYDADAAADFDYSKEAVYINEDGEVADVDSDAAEQLQAAGEVSLYTDYAGNLIYISGDTALVDSNSKVAVLTKDILGYEAARDKVEIDALTQDDEEVSYDMELGDLDTITVDGTDYDINNDSGASSDWKASLIGTVGAYTGIRLTDNSDSTPTVGEGTQVDVSFSSEADAGSLVKLHLDDNGNLKELEFFSDANGLVGVGTIGSSNTIKAGDKYIDGKKLTANTVIFDATEDSANTNAEDYVVSAFGDYQGSEIDNGTYIYNDDAEVVAIWYDSTTSDDKSYDEALVTKVLRNTDGKIVSVTVYAGGELKTLAVDKVTADDIVKGQVVVLQFNEDNMNLVKGFARAGAGNDIDSNYSSRVFTGSVAQNGVDVGNKKVTVGSTTYKLADGGLVLNATDPSDISVKSLSDLRGKSNVTVVLDAKTGLYAKFFIYDTSTATTPTTPTTSVVTYEDTANKVVYVDNAPYVLGASTILKTAKGSIIAIGDAAIFTALDTSDEVSNIEVTNGVVTSLVATKIASVQTAAVTSLISSLDAAAMDPTDPTFNTGGEVAAARAAYDALTPAQKDFVTNYAKLTAAEAALS; encoded by the coding sequence ATGAAAAAGACAAAAAAAGCACTAGCATCTTTAGCTATTGCCGGCATGACACTAACAACAATTCCTTTTAATGCATTCGCTAATGGAACTGTTCCGACTCGTCTAGCAGGTTTAACAGCAGAAGACACTGCAGTACAAATTGCTGATCAAACTGGCTATACGGACAAAGCAATTCTTGCATCCTCAACCTCCTATGGTATGGTTGATGCATTAACCGCCGGACCGCTTGCAGCTTCTTTGAAAGCGCCTATCTTATTAACCGGTGCCGGAAACACACTTAACGCTGCTACTAAAGCAGAACTTACTAAACTGGCAGTTAAAACTGTCTATGTAACTAGCGGAACTGCAGTTATCAAACAAGGAGTTATCGATGAGTTAAAAGGTATGGGCATTGAAGTTATCGCCCTTGGCGGTTATGATCGTGCTGAAACCTCCGTCAATATCGCTAAACAAATGACGGGAGTTACTAAAGTAGCGATTGCCAACGGCATTCCCGATGCGCTCTCCATCGCATCAGTAGCTGCTGCTAACAATGAACCAATCCTCTTAACTAATAAAGATGCACTTCCTGCTAGTGTAGCTAACTACTTAGCAAGTGCTGGTATCACATCAAGTGATATTATCGGTGGAACAGGCATCATTAGTGATGCAGTTAAAGCTGCACTCCCCAATGCAACTCGACATGCCGGCATGACTGCTTATGATACCAATAATCAAGTTATTCAAGACTTTGCTTCTTCTTTGGAATTTGACAATGTTTATGTTGCTAACGGCGCAACTGGAATTGATGCTTTGGCAGGTGCACCTCTCGCAGCTCAAACGAAATCTGCAGTCGTACTCACAGATGGAAAAACTGTTCCTGCTGCTGCAGCCTTCACTTACAGCAAATCTTCCGCAAGCACTGTTGTAACAGCTCTCGGCGGTACAGCTGTTGTTCCTGAAAATGTACGCCAAGGAGTTGCTGAAGGTAATGTTACAAGCGTACCTGGAGAGCTTGCAATTGTATCAGTAAGCGCACTTGACGACAGTAACCGTTTCCTTGAAATAGACTTCAGCAAAGCCGTAAATACGCTTCAGCCGTCAGATATCGTTGTTGAAAATGCTGACACCTTAGAACGTTATGGTGTTAAGAGCGTACAAATGTCTCCTAATGGTTTAACTGCAACAGTGGAATTGTATGCCGCAAGTGATTCTGATATAGTACTGCAATACCTCCAAGATTATAATATTACTGTAAATGCCAATGGGACAATCTTGAAAACCACCTTCAACCGTTCATTATCTCAAAAAGTTCGCGTACAGGACATTAACGTTGGCGACAACGAAATTGTAGCGTATGCTGACAAAACGGGTGATAAGCTTACTCTGAAAGTACCGACCGGCATGAATTTTGACTATGAAGGTGCGCTGGGAGAACTTGTCCAAGTTTGGTACAACGCTGATAATGAATTAACGAATTATTCAATTGTCAGCACAACTGCCAAGAGTGATGCAATCGAAATTACAAAAGTAAATCAAATCAAACTTCTGTCGGAAGATAAGAAGTACGATGTCTCTGAAGAAGACTACAACAATACCAGCAATCAAAAATTTGCCTTCTATTTAGATGGTGAAAAAGTAAACATTGCTGACCAGCTGAATAAGAAGTTTAACTTTGCTAAAGTAGGCTTTGATAGTGCCGGAGATATCGAATATGTAAGCGCATATTCTCTGAAAGATGTCCTGATTGTTAACTCTGTTGACGGAGATGAAGTCGTTGGAGTTGAAGGTTCTGGCTCATTTGACGCTTCAGATGCAACAATTGTTAAAGATGGAAAAGTAGTTGCTCTTGACGATCTCCAAAAGGGAGACTTGTTATTCTATAGCGATGATGCAGATAATAAAGATGGTTATGCTGAAGTATTGAATAACAAAGCAGCTACCGGCGAGATTGACCAAGTATATGAAAACTCCATCGAAGTAGGTGGACAAACTTACAATTATGACTATGACGCAGATGCAGCAGCTGACTTTGATTATTCAAAAGAAGCAGTTTATATCAATGAAGACGGCGAAGTGGCTGATGTAGACTCTGATGCAGCAGAACAACTTCAAGCTGCCGGCGAAGTATCTCTCTACACCGACTATGCTGGAAACCTCATCTATATCAGTGGTGATACAGCTCTTGTTGACAGCAATTCAAAAGTTGCAGTATTAACTAAAGATATCTTAGGTTATGAAGCAGCCAGAGATAAAGTAGAGATCGATGCATTAACCCAAGATGATGAAGAAGTTTCTTATGATATGGAACTAGGGGATTTAGATACCATTACTGTTGACGGCACAGATTATGATATTAACAATGATTCGGGCGCAAGCAGTGATTGGAAGGCATCATTGATTGGAACTGTTGGAGCGTATACAGGTATTCGTTTGACAGATAACTCCGATTCAACTCCAACTGTTGGCGAAGGAACCCAAGTCGATGTCTCCTTTAGCAGTGAAGCTGATGCCGGAAGCCTAGTTAAACTACACCTGGATGACAATGGAAATCTTAAAGAACTTGAGTTCTTTAGCGATGCTAACGGTCTGGTTGGCGTTGGAACCATTGGCTCATCAAATACCATCAAGGCTGGCGACAAGTATATTGATGGCAAGAAGCTAACCGCTAATACAGTTATATTTGACGCTACTGAAGACTCAGCAAATACTAATGCAGAGGATTATGTCGTTTCAGCTTTTGGTGATTATCAAGGATCAGAAATCGACAACGGAACCTATATCTATAATGATGATGCCGAAGTCGTAGCTATTTGGTACGATAGCACCACCAGCGATGATAAGTCTTATGACGAAGCATTGGTTACCAAAGTTCTTCGCAATACAGACGGAAAAATTGTTAGCGTAACTGTATATGCAGGTGGAGAGTTGAAAACATTAGCAGTAGATAAAGTTACAGCTGACGATATTGTTAAAGGGCAAGTAGTAGTACTTCAATTTAACGAAGATAATATGAATTTAGTCAAAGGATTTGCTAGAGCCGGAGCTGGCAACGATATCGACAGCAACTACTCAAGCCGTGTATTCACAGGCAGCGTTGCACAAAATGGCGTAGACGTAGGCAATAAGAAAGTAACTGTTGGCAGCACAACTTATAAGCTTGCTGACGGCGGCTTGGTCTTAAACGCTACAGATCCTTCCGACATCTCTGTAAAATCCTTAAGTGATCTCCGCGGCAAGTCAAATGTAACCGTTGTATTGGATGCAAAAACTGGCTTATATGCTAAGTTCTTCATTTACGATACTTCCACAGCTACCACACCTACTACCCCTACTACAAGTGTAGTAACTTATGAAGATACTGCAAATAAAGTTGTTTATGTTGATAATGCTCCTTATGTATTAGGTGCAAGCACAATTCTAAAAACAGCAAAAGGTAGTATTATAGCAATAGGTGATGCTGCAATCTTTACAGCTTTAGATACAAGCGATGAAGTTTCAAATATCGAAGTTACTAATGGTGTAGTAACATCATTAGTAGCTACAAAGATTGCTAGTGTTCAAACAGCAGCAGTAACTTCTTTGATTAGTAGTCTTGATGCTGCAGCAATGGATCCAACTGATCCTACCTTTAACACTGGTGGAGAAGTAGCGGCTGCAAGAGCGGCGTATGATGCTTTAACACCTGCACAAAAAGATTTTGTAACGAATTATGCTAAGTTAACAGCAGCAGAAGCAGCTCTGTCATAA
- a CDS encoding EamA family transporter, with protein sequence MTFLLVILTILNSILMVTGQTLWKLGASGKEIHSIGQVLRLFLNPYIISGLMVYAFASVLWIYILNKGELSYVYPIQSTAFIFALIIGVSFFKEDLTLTKVLGVLVICLGVIIITRK encoded by the coding sequence GTGACTTTTTTGCTGGTTATCCTTACCATCCTTAATTCTATCCTTATGGTAACAGGGCAAACCCTTTGGAAATTGGGAGCCTCCGGAAAAGAGATCCATAGTATCGGTCAGGTTCTGCGCCTTTTCTTAAATCCTTACATAATTTCAGGACTCATGGTCTACGCTTTTGCCTCCGTGCTTTGGATTTACATTTTAAATAAAGGCGAGCTAAGCTATGTGTATCCCATTCAAAGTACGGCCTTTATCTTTGCTTTAATTATTGGCGTTTCATTTTTTAAAGAAGATCTTACTCTTACCAAGGTCCTGGGCGTTTTAGTGATTTGCCTTGGTGTTATAATCATTACACGAAAGTAG
- a CDS encoding GNAT family N-acetyltransferase codes for MWKAVKYKPENLPETIKMTREYYGDSWISNLDFLKWQYETNPAGPAIIQLARDVESDQLAGQYVVIPMRFKAFHEAINGTLSLNTLTRKIYGGQGIFTGLAKAVYQESAEQGALFCYGFPNPNSYPGFTRKLGFTDLGSVPLLLRPLNTKALVRKKLGSLLGSLSLPLHFYYKVRSNSDSSYEVYPLDPSNLSDLNVFWAKIQDKYPIMGVRDADYIRWRYFDIPLRDYQVYGVRRKNETELLGYIVGRCTEVASMSSGMIVDFLIAPEHPAAGNCLVNTLLRFFADRKMELAGSLLLPHTEESRILKKNGFFTCPKSLEPQPFPVVYRRLNHFNEKDPFLQLNHWFLTMGDYDVI; via the coding sequence ATGTGGAAGGCCGTCAAATACAAACCGGAAAACTTGCCGGAAACTATTAAAATGACGCGGGAATATTATGGGGATTCCTGGATCTCTAATTTAGATTTTTTAAAATGGCAATATGAAACAAACCCAGCCGGACCGGCAATCATCCAATTAGCCAGAGATGTTGAAAGTGATCAGCTGGCCGGCCAATATGTTGTGATACCTATGCGATTTAAGGCATTCCATGAGGCCATTAACGGGACCCTCTCCTTAAATACCCTCACCCGTAAAATCTATGGAGGACAAGGCATCTTTACCGGATTGGCGAAAGCCGTTTATCAAGAGTCTGCTGAACAAGGCGCTCTCTTTTGCTATGGATTTCCCAATCCTAATTCCTATCCTGGGTTTACAAGAAAACTTGGCTTTACAGACTTAGGGAGTGTTCCCCTTCTGCTGCGCCCATTAAACACCAAAGCTTTAGTCCGGAAAAAGCTGGGGTCTCTGCTTGGTTCTCTTTCCCTGCCCCTTCATTTCTATTATAAAGTCCGTTCTAACTCTGATTCCAGCTATGAGGTTTACCCCCTTGACCCTTCAAACCTTTCTGACTTGAATGTGTTTTGGGCTAAGATTCAGGATAAATATCCCATTATGGGAGTACGTGATGCTGACTATATCCGCTGGAGATATTTTGACATTCCTTTACGTGACTACCAGGTTTACGGTGTACGCCGGAAGAATGAAACAGAACTTCTGGGCTACATTGTGGGCCGGTGTACAGAAGTCGCTTCCATGTCTTCCGGCATGATCGTCGACTTCCTGATTGCTCCGGAACATCCTGCTGCAGGCAATTGCCTTGTAAATACTCTTCTGCGCTTCTTTGCTGATCGGAAGATGGAATTAGCTGGATCTTTGCTCCTGCCTCACACTGAAGAATCTCGTATCTTAAAAAAGAATGGTTTTTTTACATGCCCCAAATCTTTGGAACCTCAGCCCTTTCCGGTGGTTTACCGCAGACTTAACCATTTCAATGAAAAGGATCCCTTTCTCCAGTTAAATCATTGGTTTCTGACCATGGGGGATTATGACGTTATCTAG
- a CDS encoding XrtA system polysaccharide deacetylase, whose protein sequence is MKNILTIDLEEWFHANYHDDVFDNHKTYEVRILQNTERLLSLFEEHNAKATFFALGYVAEKHPRLIQKITDAGHEIASHGYAHQLVYQQTPSEFRADVRKAKGLVEDIIGKPIKGYRAPSWSITSKSLWAWEILQDLGFDYDASVFPIQTYLYGLPSAPRFTYHPKYEGTPLSLLEVPSSTIRILNKNIPFAGGFYFRVLPYIIISQSIRMLNKEGQPAIVYLHPREIDPEQPRLNLSVKESLIHYFGVNGCEKKLTRILKKFELTSIEEYYEL, encoded by the coding sequence ATGAAAAACATATTAACCATTGATTTGGAAGAATGGTTTCATGCTAATTATCACGATGATGTTTTTGACAACCACAAGACTTATGAAGTTCGAATCCTCCAAAATACAGAGCGTTTATTATCTCTATTTGAGGAGCACAATGCTAAAGCCACCTTTTTTGCTCTGGGGTACGTTGCTGAGAAACATCCCCGGTTAATTCAAAAAATAACTGATGCGGGACACGAGATTGCTTCCCACGGTTATGCTCATCAGTTAGTCTACCAGCAAACCCCCAGTGAATTTAGGGCAGACGTCAGAAAGGCTAAAGGACTTGTCGAAGATATTATCGGCAAGCCCATTAAAGGATACCGGGCTCCGTCCTGGTCCATAACCTCGAAATCCCTCTGGGCGTGGGAAATCCTTCAAGATCTGGGCTTTGACTATGACGCCAGCGTCTTTCCGATTCAAACCTATCTTTATGGCCTGCCTTCTGCTCCCCGCTTTACTTATCATCCTAAATATGAAGGCACGCCCCTCAGTCTTCTTGAAGTTCCTTCCTCTACCATCCGAATTCTAAACAAGAATATTCCTTTTGCGGGAGGATTTTATTTCCGTGTCCTGCCTTATATCATAATTTCACAATCCATCAGAATGCTTAATAAAGAAGGCCAGCCTGCTATCGTATACCTTCATCCCCGGGAGATCGATCCTGAGCAGCCAAGACTGAATCTCAGCGTCAAAGAAAGTCTCATTCACTATTTCGGAGTTAATGGATGTGAGAAGAAACTGACACGAATCTTGAAAAAGTTTGAGCTTACTTCTATAGAGGAGTACTATGAACTATAG